The following are from one region of the Endozoicomonas sp. 4G genome:
- a CDS encoding AAA family ATPase: MDGRIDGNINKPIVGLGVPDGDVPDSGVPAKRARLDLPKAKQVQVAACSKVMSNLKISPPSVTPDKARTVSSTAPPCQKSSHAFDFRFVANGDQVRQLLVDQTCDKHQEVAVISHPDDLSQANLVSRLSISEQGRHTLSSGKLFESSQPLTLVIDIRKLTSDELPKFNDLLDPDNPCLYDRVSHEKRPLGEHVSLLVLAAPEQLASVGQSDDAPGADFWRRINRPGNTWQFKAETGNTPSGIDKVPPLLAELPPAENAMDDGNTLVIDCHLHSNWRHLLLGGPGVDQQGRIQHIPGRLETLRAGQRVILKGADWKDLAFEQTIRQMLAQQCFESNGKVCQLPDDVQFYQMPVRNDELRSLFQSLSKEPASQNPIIINQSNISQWLNPIAITPEGYAVPNTSLLEQVRVGGVVTVTSPLSEALWFRLLGSLQTIRETTGLEPQLQVAHSKQQPEALGLTENDTDPLPNIRVHSAFDAVTYQQHAQASHWVNSRVNSHPQAPLVIQVNDQTSFSQLFDNIHITSEQKAHFGQRLSKLQEALTAGEPVVFRGLETNPPLQQLLEPLAVGQPLLVNGHLQAYPQADVTILWPESVKSTSSLFTSLVVTGKPCPDVDLWAINADRYHIPRTELPEQVLDKLYNAFKTVPAHLCNPLPEITQELLNSLILAARQAQQLDQSPQLLPRHWRKAINSTITHGIRQHPTVRDFMKVACWRLLPDAHKKPDADKKPDADKKPDADKKPDADKKPDADKKPDAYKKPASVDPDQLTAIVNGAPRLDRAFVKQNLWPLARACDPIVFNRDLELSYEKPFLSVDEDEMLDRLCAIIVAHGPDNQREAMTYQLKVNPATVKKYQMLPIRPSRQIKRLQDALATGWQLTLPPGQTRSDVIHALASDCFQMARTVTSKTEGIERIKHRLSEKLVLQGSDDQPLSALAEDLYFGKISQQDRENRRLSRLHERLADSPVIFLQGETGTGKSYFSAKMAKASGPAKVLSLGPSDSEQTLMKRWQWKKQADGDRSMKQQNRMLMEWAKARTYKDGEYLTLVLDEANLAQTGLLASLKGLWEPEPCIYVDGHPVPVSGKHRVILTGNPDDYAGRQLDPALKEKLPRAYYPKLDEAFLRDRVVEPALVNHLQQRRLTDSEIDDIAHSATGSVMALWQFYQELLPEHEFTPRDLTDICSWVGWYLDRSLSAGDRVNCKQVHGLIQQSFRDVLGPEISEAHQDALSALNIWFAARYKTDNTLRDKVHNYTLPDIQQTFRAVTQKNQPDFDTSGSAVCELVQQIGQDLSRAQQAYHHDRKHGGRQATLIEGPAGRGKDVTLDLMIKSVRLEAQKRHELMPEVFYLNACDCSWDEVREAIQKAKLEGGIVVISEMNLIDSQHLEGELNDILAGDAHPGFHLFATINPPEYSGRKPLSPALKGRFRHLPIRQYNPTELQAIAEKILPESPEGKNVAKQLSQLHCQLRDQLEKQNLALRPTSGDLQDVVGAVVRGNDFSKESLHQCFNQHYWLYLMAAKTSLEKLPGSSAPAEGTGEFNAELCRWLNQTVSSMDRPWLIRRSNLDGIDEKNHEIHIKDRPDKEAAKAEIIKRVAQAQWRSSGLSLQPDKSDGIITEALYRHWQQCWFAHRFGKIGVDASSVFPMTEEQQQTLKLSVNQPYLNEADKQIEAWKGHEVRCWSAFWDQLSDVPNHLLDDFINEASATSRDKPPEQYQPQPMNEAKALTAGNDKAPEQYQPQPMNEAKALTAGSDKAPEQYQPQPMNEAKILTAGSDKAPEKYNPQDYEKQIPALDRSTNYQKQAKRRVDEHILFKLPDHGSGIYRWWAKDIYVTAQGDIKKINISHMSLQGAEVLIPARLPKHDQKVILAKDQTLATFDWQPHWRLDNGRYPLPNLKKDERIVSMRVVPDFRFSLFRDPYTGLHSLQLHEPTASNIKFAYVVERIKPGKKIRARPEPSTRFDARCSEDIKELLNEMFKHIDHQPSEIQEPLRKIKNAQNTWQRIEAITDYCEGFSGDTMPEPHQPFFQFLITQRQGRCRHRVPVFVVLCRYFGIPCRQISNRVHAFAEYSLDGGQNWEPVDLGGAPVKSTEILPDFQDTRQVSVSGAELKKTGELFKGLLKVTDSTQQQALAEACGMSVEELSKTFETNSALPTISLSTCKLVDKLWRRGDLTGFSMGVSMLLEKEILSAEDTEMIGSSEYDSLYNPMVKAIRKIVHNGGKDRVIEQLKLLHAKVIDQAGVKTPRDWLRVMINVLFFCDWTNLPLVSFADKVMSLDWLDPIPDYDRNLISADEHHKLLVRLESIGQLKVRAGNCLKKWYKQFLSREKNSKVWRSAYERIQKDSDPFSVTHCHDGFSSSFEEAIACTSIVNAWTDVPQGIPNIERMLAHHPAFVQFSSGKANQRPVIVLGNLPLDSEVITKKAEVLFQQKVKSNPYLKQLSEQEKSHPLFDDLRKQSKAALLQAFSHYLYGVTHSKGGGLTYCWLKADIKQASEAESYGAHDPSSPEELYAMMSAIDSSDELHESVQNTYLRQVHNANNGLVLKSNELINIAREFLSTVNLDSLCDSLVFAPRTHKPMNLHPGGQKR; the protein is encoded by the coding sequence CCTCTCACAGGCTAACCTGGTGAGCCGGTTGAGTATTTCCGAACAAGGTCGCCATACGCTGAGTTCAGGCAAGCTGTTTGAAAGCTCTCAACCATTGACTCTGGTGATTGATATCCGAAAGCTTACCAGCGACGAGCTGCCAAAATTTAACGATTTGCTGGATCCCGATAACCCTTGCCTGTACGACAGAGTCAGCCATGAAAAACGCCCTCTGGGCGAGCATGTTTCGCTATTGGTTTTGGCAGCCCCCGAACAGCTGGCTTCAGTTGGCCAGAGTGACGATGCCCCTGGTGCCGATTTCTGGCGACGGATTAATCGACCCGGCAATACCTGGCAGTTCAAAGCTGAAACTGGCAACACCCCATCGGGCATCGACAAAGTTCCGCCGTTACTGGCTGAACTTCCCCCTGCCGAAAATGCTATGGACGACGGCAATACCCTTGTTATTGACTGCCACTTGCACAGTAATTGGCGACATTTGTTGTTGGGTGGGCCTGGTGTGGATCAACAGGGACGCATCCAGCACATACCCGGCAGGCTTGAAACCTTGCGAGCCGGACAACGGGTGATTTTGAAAGGAGCCGACTGGAAAGACCTGGCCTTTGAGCAGACGATCCGACAAATGCTGGCGCAACAATGCTTTGAGAGCAATGGCAAAGTCTGCCAGTTACCCGACGATGTTCAGTTTTATCAGATGCCGGTAAGGAATGACGAGCTTCGTTCACTGTTCCAAAGTCTGTCTAAAGAGCCCGCATCACAAAACCCGATCATCATTAACCAGAGCAATATCAGCCAATGGCTGAACCCGATTGCCATTACCCCGGAAGGCTATGCAGTCCCTAACACCAGCCTGTTGGAACAGGTTCGGGTGGGTGGTGTCGTCACCGTAACCTCTCCCCTCTCTGAGGCTCTCTGGTTTCGTTTGTTGGGTTCATTGCAAACCATTCGCGAAACGACGGGCCTGGAGCCCCAACTTCAGGTGGCTCATTCAAAACAACAGCCTGAAGCACTGGGATTGACAGAAAACGATACGGATCCTCTGCCCAACATTAGAGTTCACTCAGCTTTTGATGCAGTGACTTATCAGCAACATGCCCAGGCCAGTCATTGGGTAAATAGCCGGGTAAATAGTCACCCACAGGCACCTCTGGTCATTCAGGTCAATGACCAGACCAGCTTCAGCCAGCTATTTGATAATATCCATATCACCTCGGAACAAAAGGCTCATTTTGGACAACGTCTGAGTAAGTTGCAGGAGGCATTAACTGCGGGTGAGCCGGTGGTCTTCCGGGGGCTGGAAACGAATCCACCCCTTCAGCAGCTTCTGGAACCCCTGGCTGTCGGGCAACCGCTGTTGGTGAACGGCCATTTGCAGGCCTACCCACAGGCTGATGTGACAATACTCTGGCCTGAGTCGGTGAAAAGTACATCGTCCCTATTCACTTCGTTGGTTGTTACGGGTAAGCCGTGTCCCGACGTCGATCTCTGGGCTATCAATGCCGACAGATATCACATCCCCCGTACTGAACTGCCTGAACAAGTGCTTGATAAGCTTTACAACGCCTTTAAAACCGTACCTGCCCACCTCTGTAACCCTCTGCCTGAAATCACCCAGGAGTTGTTAAATAGCCTGATACTGGCTGCCCGGCAGGCACAGCAGTTGGATCAGTCGCCACAGCTTTTACCCCGCCACTGGCGCAAGGCCATCAATAGCACCATTACCCATGGCATCCGTCAGCATCCGACGGTAAGGGATTTTATGAAAGTGGCTTGTTGGCGGTTATTGCCGGATGCTCATAAAAAGCCGGATGCTGATAAAAAGCCGGATGCTGATAAAAAGCCGGATGCTGATAAAAAGCCGGATGCTGATAAAAAGCCGGATGCTGATAAAAAGCCGGATGCCTATAAAAAGCCTGCTTCGGTTGACCCGGATCAATTAACGGCCATCGTTAACGGTGCTCCCCGGTTGGATAGAGCATTTGTGAAGCAGAACCTGTGGCCATTGGCCAGAGCATGTGACCCGATAGTATTTAATAGAGATTTAGAACTGTCCTATGAAAAACCATTTCTATCGGTAGATGAAGACGAAATGCTGGACAGGCTCTGCGCCATAATCGTCGCCCATGGGCCTGACAATCAACGAGAGGCCATGACGTATCAGTTAAAAGTCAATCCGGCGACAGTAAAAAAGTATCAAATGTTACCCATCAGGCCATCAAGACAGATTAAACGTTTGCAGGATGCACTGGCTACTGGCTGGCAATTAACTTTACCACCGGGGCAGACCCGATCCGATGTTATTCACGCTCTGGCCAGCGATTGTTTTCAAATGGCCAGAACAGTAACCTCTAAAACAGAAGGCATTGAACGTATAAAACATCGACTGTCTGAAAAACTGGTATTGCAGGGCTCTGATGATCAGCCTTTATCAGCACTGGCCGAGGATCTTTATTTCGGTAAGATCAGTCAGCAGGATCGTGAAAACCGTCGATTATCCCGACTCCATGAACGGCTTGCAGACTCTCCCGTTATTTTCCTGCAGGGAGAAACCGGCACCGGGAAGAGTTACTTTTCCGCCAAAATGGCAAAGGCTTCTGGACCGGCTAAGGTGCTGTCCCTCGGCCCTTCTGACAGCGAACAAACCCTGATGAAACGCTGGCAGTGGAAAAAACAGGCCGATGGCGACCGCTCTATGAAGCAGCAAAACCGCATGCTGATGGAATGGGCCAAAGCTCGAACTTACAAAGACGGGGAATACCTTACGCTGGTGCTGGATGAAGCCAACCTGGCCCAAACCGGCTTACTGGCGTCCCTGAAGGGTTTATGGGAACCGGAACCCTGCATCTATGTGGATGGTCATCCTGTCCCGGTCAGCGGAAAACACCGGGTGATTCTTACCGGTAACCCCGATGATTACGCCGGACGCCAGCTGGACCCGGCCCTGAAAGAGAAACTGCCCAGGGCTTACTACCCAAAGTTAGACGAGGCATTCCTCAGGGACAGGGTCGTGGAACCAGCTCTGGTTAATCATTTACAACAACGGCGTCTGACTGACTCTGAAATAGACGACATTGCACACAGTGCCACCGGAAGCGTGATGGCACTGTGGCAATTTTATCAGGAACTGTTGCCAGAGCATGAGTTTACCCCCAGGGATCTGACGGATATATGCAGTTGGGTGGGCTGGTATCTTGATCGTTCGTTATCCGCAGGTGACCGTGTTAACTGCAAACAAGTGCACGGTTTGATCCAACAAAGTTTTCGGGATGTACTGGGCCCCGAAATCAGCGAGGCTCATCAGGATGCCCTGTCGGCACTGAATATCTGGTTTGCTGCCCGTTATAAGACGGACAACACCCTGAGAGACAAAGTGCATAACTATACCCTGCCCGATATTCAGCAAACCTTCAGAGCAGTCACCCAAAAAAACCAACCTGACTTTGATACCTCCGGCTCAGCCGTCTGTGAACTGGTACAACAGATTGGACAGGATTTAAGTCGCGCTCAGCAGGCTTATCATCACGACAGAAAACACGGCGGAAGACAGGCGACACTGATTGAAGGCCCGGCTGGGCGGGGTAAGGATGTTACGCTGGACCTGATGATTAAAAGTGTCAGGCTGGAGGCTCAGAAACGGCATGAATTGATGCCAGAAGTCTTTTACCTGAATGCCTGCGATTGCTCCTGGGACGAAGTGCGTGAAGCAATCCAGAAGGCAAAACTCGAAGGTGGGATCGTGGTGATTTCAGAAATGAACCTGATCGACAGCCAACATCTGGAAGGTGAGTTAAACGATATTCTGGCCGGTGACGCCCATCCGGGTTTTCATCTGTTTGCCACCATCAACCCACCGGAATACAGCGGACGAAAACCCTTATCACCGGCACTGAAAGGACGTTTTCGACATTTGCCGATCCGGCAGTACAACCCGACAGAGTTGCAGGCCATTGCTGAGAAAATATTGCCAGAGAGCCCGGAAGGGAAAAACGTGGCTAAACAGCTGAGCCAGCTGCATTGTCAATTAAGGGATCAGCTAGAAAAGCAAAACCTGGCGTTGCGACCCACCAGTGGTGATTTACAGGATGTGGTCGGAGCCGTCGTGAGAGGAAACGATTTTAGCAAAGAAAGCCTTCACCAATGTTTCAATCAGCACTATTGGCTGTATCTGATGGCCGCCAAAACATCGCTGGAGAAACTGCCTGGGTCATCGGCTCCTGCCGAAGGTACAGGAGAGTTTAATGCTGAACTGTGCCGTTGGTTGAACCAAACGGTATCGAGCATGGATCGTCCGTGGTTGATACGACGCAGTAACCTCGACGGTATTGATGAAAAAAACCATGAAATTCATATTAAAGATCGTCCGGATAAAGAGGCAGCCAAAGCGGAAATCATCAAGAGAGTGGCCCAGGCCCAGTGGCGGTCATCCGGTCTTTCCCTGCAACCGGATAAGTCGGACGGTATTATCACCGAGGCTCTGTACCGACACTGGCAGCAATGCTGGTTTGCTCATAGGTTTGGCAAGATCGGTGTGGACGCTAGTAGTGTCTTTCCCATGACAGAAGAACAGCAACAAACACTGAAATTATCAGTCAACCAGCCTTACCTTAATGAGGCTGATAAGCAGATAGAGGCGTGGAAAGGCCATGAAGTTCGATGTTGGTCTGCGTTCTGGGATCAGTTAAGTGATGTACCGAACCATTTGCTTGATGATTTTATTAACGAAGCATCCGCTACCAGCCGTGATAAGCCTCCTGAACAATACCAGCCACAGCCTATGAATGAGGCAAAAGCGTTGACTGCTGGTAATGATAAGGCTCCTGAACAATACCAGCCACAGCCTATGAATGAAGCGAAAGCGTTGACTGCTGGTAGTGATAAGGCTCCTGAACAATACCAGCCACAGCCTATGAATGAAGCGAAAATATTGACTGCTGGTAGTGATAAGGCTCCTGAAAAATACAATCCACAAGACTACGAAAAACAGATTCCGGCATTGGACCGGTCAACGAACTATCAGAAGCAGGCTAAACGACGAGTTGACGAGCATATCCTTTTTAAGTTGCCTGACCATGGTTCCGGGATTTATCGGTGGTGGGCAAAGGATATTTATGTGACTGCTCAGGGCGACATCAAAAAGATCAATATTAGTCATATGTCCTTGCAGGGAGCCGAAGTCCTCATACCCGCCCGGTTACCAAAACATGACCAGAAAGTGATATTAGCCAAAGACCAAACGCTGGCGACCTTTGACTGGCAACCACACTGGAGGTTGGATAATGGTCGATATCCGTTACCGAACCTGAAGAAAGATGAGCGTATTGTATCTATGCGTGTAGTACCCGATTTTCGGTTTTCCCTGTTCAGGGACCCGTATACCGGGCTTCACTCGCTGCAGCTGCATGAGCCCACAGCCAGCAATATCAAGTTTGCCTACGTCGTAGAACGCATAAAACCGGGCAAAAAAATACGAGCCCGGCCAGAACCATCAACACGGTTTGACGCTCGCTGTTCAGAAGATATAAAAGAACTACTGAACGAAATGTTTAAGCACATTGATCATCAACCCTCCGAAATACAGGAGCCTTTGCGGAAAATAAAAAATGCCCAAAACACGTGGCAACGCATTGAGGCGATCACGGACTACTGTGAAGGTTTTTCCGGTGATACCATGCCGGAGCCCCATCAACCTTTCTTTCAATTCCTCATCACACAGCGGCAAGGGAGGTGTCGTCATCGTGTGCCTGTTTTTGTGGTTTTGTGTCGTTATTTCGGGATTCCCTGTCGGCAAATTTCTAACCGTGTTCACGCCTTTGCAGAGTATTCATTGGATGGCGGCCAAAACTGGGAGCCTGTGGATTTGGGCGGGGCGCCTGTCAAGTCAACAGAAATCCTGCCTGACTTCCAGGACACCAGACAGGTCAGTGTTTCTGGCGCTGAGCTGAAGAAGACCGGGGAACTCTTTAAAGGTCTCCTGAAAGTTACTGATTCAACGCAGCAGCAAGCTCTGGCTGAAGCCTGTGGCATGAGCGTTGAGGAACTGAGCAAAACGTTTGAGACAAACAGTGCACTGCCAACTATAAGTCTAAGCACGTGCAAGTTGGTGGATAAACTTTGGAGGAGAGGAGATCTCACCGGATTTTCCATGGGCGTCTCAATGTTACTGGAGAAAGAAATATTGAGTGCTGAAGACACCGAAATGATCGGTTCTTCTGAGTATGACAGCTTATATAATCCGATGGTGAAAGCCATCAGAAAAATAGTGCACAACGGTGGTAAAGACCGGGTCATTGAACAGCTCAAGTTACTCCATGCAAAAGTCATTGATCAGGCCGGAGTAAAAACCCCTCGCGATTGGTTGCGTGTAATGATCAATGTACTGTTTTTTTGTGACTGGACTAACCTTCCGCTCGTTAGCTTTGCCGATAAAGTCATGAGTCTGGATTGGCTGGATCCAATACCGGACTACGACAGAAATCTTATTAGCGCCGATGAACATCACAAGCTGCTGGTGCGTCTGGAAAGCATCGGTCAATTGAAGGTCAGGGCCGGTAACTGCCTGAAAAAGTGGTATAAGCAGTTTTTATCCAGAGAAAAAAATAGCAAGGTATGGCGGTCGGCTTATGAACGTATTCAAAAGGACAGTGATCCCTTTTCCGTCACCCATTGCCATGATGGGTTTTCGTCGTCCTTCGAAGAGGCTATAGCCTGCACATCAATAGTGAACGCCTGGACAGACGTACCTCAGGGTATTCCGAATATCGAACGAATGCTGGCGCACCATCCTGCATTTGTGCAGTTCAGCTCGGGCAAGGCGAACCAGCGTCCGGTGATAGTTCTGGGGAATCTTCCCTTGGACTCCGAAGTGATTACTAAAAAGGCCGAAGTCCTGTTTCAACAAAAAGTTAAGAGCAATCCTTACTTGAAGCAATTATCGGAACAAGAAAAATCACATCCCCTTTTCGATGATTTAAGGAAGCAAAGCAAAGCCGCTCTCTTGCAGGCCTTCAGTCATTACCTGTATGGAGTGACGCACTCAAAAGGCGGCGGCTTAACGTATTGTTGGCTCAAAGCCGACATAAAGCAGGCCTCGGAGGCAGAAAGCTACGGTGCTCATGATCCATCTTCACCAGAAGAACTGTATGCCATGATGTCTGCAATCGACAGCTCTGACGAGCTTCATGAATCTGTCCAGAATACTTACTTACGACAGGTGCACAATGCCAATAATGGTCTGGTGCTCAAATCCAATGAGCTGATAAACATTGCCCGTGAGTTTTTGAGCACCGTGAATTTGGATTCGCTGTGTGACTCATTGGTATTTGCCCCGAGAACGCACAAACCAATGAATCTGCACCCGGGAGGACAAAAAAGGTAA